The Hevea brasiliensis isolate MT/VB/25A 57/8 chromosome 1, ASM3005281v1, whole genome shotgun sequence genome has a window encoding:
- the LOC131183784 gene encoding F-box/kelch-repeat protein At3g06240-like: MAWRSLQVLQRCFWFLQWLAYDGKRMIFWNPATKKHQIGEGVILWKPPTKRDQILSTMLRGFSYDAINDDYKVIIMTQPYMENNMRVMVYSLKGNSSRRVEDLLDYSFVKYNRHESSSGVIFNGSLHWVVDRKGKVFNRFILAFDLGDEKFC, translated from the coding sequence ATGGCGTGGAGATCTTTGCAAGTTTTACAAAGATGTTTTTGGTTCTTGCAATGGCTTGCTTACGATGGTAAACGCATGATCTTCTGGAATCCAGCGACAAAGAAGCACCAAATTGGTGAAGGAGTGATCCTGTGGAAGCCACCAACGAAGAGGGACCAAATTTTATCCACAATGCTGCGTGGATTTAGCTACGATGCTATTAACGATGACTACAAGGTGATCATAATGACTCAACCCTACATGGAAAACAATATGAGAGTTATGGTTTACAGTTTGAAAGGTAATTCTTCAAGAAGAGTTGAGGACCTCCTTGATTATTCTTTTGTTAAGTATAATAGGCATGAATCCAGTAGTGGTGTTATTTTTAATGGGTCACTGCATTGGGTGGTTGATCGCAAAGGAAAGGTTTTCAATAGATTTATACTTGCATTTGATCTTGGGGATGAGAAGTTCTGCTAG